In the Amphiura filiformis unplaced genomic scaffold, Afil_fr2py scaffold_37, whole genome shotgun sequence genome, one interval contains:
- the LOC140144016 gene encoding NADH dehydrogenase [ubiquinone] 1 alpha subcomplex assembly factor 4-like, producing MGSALRRATTNFNVENRAHRLIDKGKLPRSPLHPTTIKKMKELEKDTGKLPRSPLHPTTIKKMKELEKEGVSMTEAKSKLHQKDSRLVGMLQDVRVESTDPLPKTPDGSHSRRVLPQDRRPIPEPLSEVASQSMALVPPGRLSVYMVQELLAKNKLNPQEYNAERIAKDYTLDLKDTKNILEYFRTLKVVPLLSEEDVEKLKEQEQIEGHATGKLESGPYKS from the exons ATGGGGAGCGCTTTGAGGAGAGCTACAACTAATTTCAATGTAGAAAATAGAGCGCACCGTTTAATAGATAAGGGTAAACTGCCCAGATCTCCATTACATCCTACTACTATCAAGAAAATGAAAGAATTGGAGAAAG ATACGGGCAAACTGCCCAGATCTCCATTACATCCTACTACTATCAAGAAAATGAAAGAATTGGAGAAAG AAGGTGTATCAATGACAGAAGCAAAGTCCAAGTTGCACCAGAAGGATAGTCGTCTGGTAGGAATGCTGCAGGATGTAAGGGTAGAGTCAACAGATCCATTGCCAAAG ACACCAGATGGTAGTCATAGTAGACGTGTGCTACCTCAGGATAGAAGACCTATACCAGAACCTTTGTCAGAAGTAGCCAGCCAGAGTATGGCACTGGTGCCGCCAGGAAGACTGTCTGTATACATGGTGCAGGAACTACTTGCTAAAAATAAGCTGAATCCACAG GAATACAATGCAGAACGGATAGCAAAGGACTATACATTGGATCTTAAAGATACAAAGAACATTTTAGAATATTTCAGAACTTTGAAAGTGGTTCCCTTATTATCCGAAGAAGATGTAGAAAAACTGAAAGAACAAGAACAAATTGAAGGACATGCAACGGGCAAATTGGAATCAGGACCATATAAAAGTTGA